The nucleotide window TTCGCCGGCAGTTGTAAAGTCCGGTTCCCGGAGCAGCAGGTTCAGTGGTTGAAGACGATCGAAGTTGAAAGGCACGGCGCGCTCCACACGGCCGCCGGAGGGGATGCGTCCAACGGTAGGGTGGTTGACTTGCTTGCCATTGCCGGACCCGCCCACCGAGTAGCCGCCAACGGCCAGAGGGCCCTGTGCTGCGGCGTATACCTGGCCATCAGCGCCGTAAAGAGCGGTGAGCAGCAGCATTCCGCCTTCGAGACTTTTGGCATCACCAATGGAAGAAACAGTCACGTCTACAGGCGCGCCGGGACGCGCAAATGGAGGAAGCATGGCCGTCACAAAGACGGAGGCGACATTTTTTACCCGTACAGCACTCGCTGGAATCTGCACGCCCATGCGTTGCAGAATTCCGGCCAGCGTCTGGATCGCGAACACGGTCTGCTGTTTGTCCCCGGTGCCGTTCAGTCCCACGATCATGCCATAGCCGATCAGAGGATTGTCGCGCACGCCTTCAACCGTCGCGAGATCGCGAATCTTGATTTCCACAGGTTCGACGGCGATGGCGGGCCTCGCGGTCAGGATCACAAGGATCACTGCCAGCAGAACCGATGTATTTTGGAGTCGAAGTGCGACTGTCATAAGTTCGCCGAGTCTTTCCTAGAAGTTCAAGATTCGCAGAATCATGCGCAAGATCGAATGCGGTGGCCGCGTGCCATCGGAGACGACACCTTTGCCCTTGATTTCCAATTCCAGATTGCCGAGCGCGTTAGAGATGACCGTATTGTCGAATGTGACGTCGCCCGGGCGAACCACGCCGCGCAGGATAATGCTCTGATGTTCGTTGTTCATCATGATTGAACGTTCGGCCTCAACCACCAGGTTGCCGCTCGGCAGTACGGCGACAATGCGCCCGGAAAGACTGGTGCGAAGCTTCGACGTGGAAGTGGCCTGGCCCTTGCCGGCCAGTGTCTCGGCAGAGTGCAAGCCCAGCAAGTTGGCGACGCCCGTGGTCTTGAGACGGCCGGGCAGAGAATCGATCCCAGAACTGGCTTTGAAACTGCGATCGGTGCTGACCGCTCCGGTATTCGAAGACGTCAGGTCCTGCACTACCAGGATGGTAATGAGATCTCCGGCGATGCGAGCCTTGTAGTCGGTAGTGAGAGCGGCCATGCGCCCGTTATCGATCCAGAGGCTGCCCGGTGTGGGCGCGGTCGCCGCACCTTCTGCCATTTGGACGTGGGCCAGATACTTGGCGAGGTTGTTCTCGGTGGATTTGCGGGCCGAGGCACTCGCCAGGATTGCGTTCGCGATCAGCAGGCAACACCAGGCTGTTCTCATGTTTCTCCTTCGGCTGCGATATGGATTACCGCGTCGCAGATTGGGTGAGTGCTTCGAGACGTGCCGGCGCGGCCACGCGAGCTCGAAAGATCTGCCCATCCTGGCTGCGTACTCGGACGATGGCCCCTTCGCCTCCGCGTTCCAGGCAGGTCACGAGCGCGGTCAGGTTCAGTTGGCTGCCACGAAAGACGACCGTGGCCTGATCCCCGACCCGAATCAGGGTTTTATGGGGCGCAGCGCCAGCCGTTCGCGGACGGGATGCGGCGCGGCACGCACTGCCGGAAATCCTGGCCGAACCCATCGCGGTGGAACGGCCAGCGTCTGCGTAGGCCAGAAAGGGGACGCATTCTCCTGGCTGGCGGCATTCCAGTTGGAATTGGGCGCGCTCGAGGTCCGCGTCCCAGCAAACCATCGAAACCCGCAACGTTCGGCTGGAGGCAGCAGGCACGGCGGTGGGAAGTTCGATTTCATCGATGGCGAGCAGTTGCTCTTCGCGGACACCGCGCTGCCGGAGTTCTCCGCTGACGGCTTGCCACACTTCCTCGCGAGTTATGGGAGTCAGCTGCGGCCGCGCGTTCTGTGCCGGAAGGGACGTGCTCGCTCCGAGGGTCAGGACGATTCCGGCAGCGAGGGAAATTGCGGACAGCATGGTTGTTTTCTTCACGGTTTACCCTCTACCTTCCCAGGTTGTTGATTTGCTGGAACATCTCATCCGCGGCTTTCACGACCCGCGAGTTGGCTTCGTACGAACGCTGCGCGACAATCATCTGGATAAATTCATCGACTACGCTGACATTCGATCCTTCAATAAATCCTTGCTGTACTTCTCCCAGACCATCGGTGCCGCCGGGCGTTCCGACCGTGGGGTCGCCGGACGCGGTGGTGACGAGGAACAGATTTTTGCCGATACTATTCAGCCCGCCCGGATTTGCGAACAGCGCGAGTTGGATATTTCCTACCTGTTGCGCCGCCTGCTGTCCGACCAGCGTCGCCGAAACCGTGCCATCGGAACCAATCGTGATCGAGGTCGCGCCCTGCGGAATCGTGATCGAAGGTTCCGGGGCATTGCCGTCAGCCGTAACGACATTGCCTTGGGCGTCGAGATGGAAGGTCCCACTGCGCGTGTAGCCGGTTTCCCCCGAAGGCAGTGTGACCTGGAAAAATCCCTGGCCTTCGATCGCCAGATCGAGCGGATTGCCGGTGGCGCTCATGTCACCCTGCAACTGGA belongs to Acidobacteriota bacterium and includes:
- a CDS encoding flagellar basal body L-ring protein FlgH translates to MRTAWCCLLIANAILASASARKSTENNLAKYLAHVQMAEGAATAPTPGSLWIDNGRMAALTTDYKARIAGDLITILVVQDLTSSNTGAVSTDRSFKASSGIDSLPGRLKTTGVANLLGLHSAETLAGKGQATSTSKLRTSLSGRIVAVLPSGNLVVEAERSIMMNNEHQSIILRGVVRPGDVTFDNTVISNALGNLELEIKGKGVVSDGTRPPHSILRMILRILNF
- the flgG gene encoding flagellar basal-body rod protein FlgG — protein: MIRALYTAASGMQAQQFNLDTIANNLSNSSTAGFRRRRLQFQDLLYQNLVMPGTAATQQTTVAAGLQIGLGTRSAASEIIQLQGDMSATGNPLDLAIEGQGFFQVTLPSGETGYTRSGTFHLDAQGNVVTADGNAPEPSITIPQGATSITIGSDGTVSATLVGQQAAQQVGNIQLALFANPGGLNSIGKNLFLVTTASGDPTVGTPGGTDGLGEVQQGFIEGSNVSVVDEFIQMIVAQRSYEANSRVVKAADEMFQQINNLGR
- a CDS encoding flagellar basal body P-ring protein FlgI, with protein sequence MTVALRLQNTSVLLAVILVILTARPAIAVEPVEIKIRDLATVEGVRDNPLIGYGMIVGLNGTGDKQQTVFAIQTLAGILQRMGVQIPASAVRVKNVASVFVTAMLPPFARPGAPVDVTVSSIGDAKSLEGGMLLLTALYGADGQVYAAAQGPLAVGGYSVGGSGNGKQVNHPTVGRIPSGGRVERAVPFNFDRLQPLNLLLREPDFTTAGEISDAINLAFGHNVAIARDGGRVEINAAGTGVPNLSNVVAKIENLAVVVHRRARVVVNERTGTVVMGQDVRLGAVSILHGGFSVQITTEIQVSQPEPFSQGKTAVVGQQDLQTKDAPVRRVEIAEGAKVEQLVNGLQNMGATARDVISILQAIKAAGALDADLEVI
- a CDS encoding flagella basal body P-ring formation protein FlgA, which produces MKKTTMLSAISLAAGIVLTLGASTSLPAQNARPQLTPITREEVWQAVSGELRQRGVREEQLLAIDEIELPTAVPAASSRTLRVSMVCWDADLERAQFQLECRQPGECVPFLAYADAGRSTAMGSARISGSACRAASRPRTAGAAPHKTLIRVGDQATVVFRGSQLNLTALVTCLERGGEGAIVRVRSQDGQIFRARVAAPARLEALTQSATR